Proteins encoded in a region of the Azospirillum thiophilum genome:
- a CDS encoding GumC family protein: MENLPQINNGGHGPGSHGGLPAPAWPTQVGHHAPREFDGPAPAMGPDFRFILRVLAAHKTLIATIVLALTAMSAFGVSLMKDKYTSEALLLVDNRQVRVVRAEDQALNSITPEDGAILSEIEILKSTAVLSQAVADLKLATNLEFNPPPQADETKPFVERATAWTRVQAHAVFGPELPGVVQAVLAHGDDMTKDTQLRETRAADSIDGVLDRVRRNLEVGVVGRSRVIQVRYTAREPEIAQKVVDTVVRRYMETRQQMDRDLSTSAVAWLEDRIGTLRKEVAAADTKVDAVRFKAGLVKNGTNGLMATTELEQARLRLAEAAATRARAVAQAQTLERSGGNGGSLASPVVAQLRATVAAISTELAQLSRQYGPKHPRIQELQARLNEANSSLQQEVRHEIGGVREAANVAIEQENALKGMIAKLEAGYQTMTEEAVPLRTLEAEAQAKRQLLDSLLGRLEEVQAQQDNRAFPTAVKLVSAPQVPHEPSGPFRLLLLLAGFVASLATAIFIVFGIELFQRRIRTPDAVRRILGVGTVHIVPHHSTRGSRSRLDQIFQNHPFSLFSESMRALFRNHLADLGPVGSIAVTSARPQDGKTSMSLAVAQVAAQAGRRVVVVDTDFRRSRIDGLFNLSAKKGLSDWISGTATLDEIVHSSEDAPFAMIPAGRLMPETLDRFNVDGLIHLMAGLSPHFDLVVFDTAPALAVSDARIVCGAASKVLFVSRWGHTTASDLQAVADLGPIDHSKFVAVMTDVNLKKAASRGYQGPYNSYMATKKYYGDTTLRTAP, from the coding sequence GTGGAAAACCTTCCCCAGATCAACAACGGTGGCCATGGCCCTGGAAGCCATGGAGGGCTGCCGGCTCCGGCATGGCCAACCCAGGTCGGCCACCATGCGCCGCGCGAGTTCGACGGGCCGGCTCCGGCGATGGGGCCCGACTTCCGGTTCATCCTGCGGGTTCTGGCTGCGCACAAGACGCTGATCGCCACCATCGTGCTGGCGCTGACCGCGATGTCGGCCTTCGGCGTCTCGTTGATGAAGGACAAATACACATCCGAAGCCCTGCTGCTGGTCGACAACCGGCAGGTCCGCGTGGTGCGCGCGGAGGATCAGGCGCTGAACTCCATCACGCCGGAGGATGGTGCGATCCTCAGCGAGATCGAGATCCTGAAATCGACCGCCGTGCTGTCCCAGGCCGTCGCCGACCTGAAGCTGGCCACCAACCTGGAATTCAACCCGCCGCCGCAGGCCGACGAGACCAAGCCCTTCGTCGAGCGCGCCACCGCCTGGACGCGGGTACAGGCCCATGCGGTGTTCGGCCCCGAACTGCCAGGCGTGGTGCAGGCGGTGCTGGCCCATGGCGACGACATGACCAAGGACACGCAACTGCGCGAAACCCGCGCCGCCGACAGCATCGACGGCGTGCTGGACCGCGTCCGCCGCAACCTCGAGGTCGGGGTCGTCGGCCGGTCGCGCGTGATCCAGGTCCGCTACACCGCGCGCGAGCCGGAGATCGCCCAGAAGGTGGTCGACACCGTCGTCCGCCGGTACATGGAAACCCGCCAGCAGATGGACCGCGACCTGTCCACCAGCGCCGTCGCCTGGCTCGAGGACCGCATCGGCACCCTGCGCAAAGAAGTGGCAGCCGCCGACACCAAGGTCGACGCCGTGCGCTTCAAGGCCGGCCTGGTCAAGAACGGCACCAACGGCCTGATGGCCACCACCGAGCTGGAGCAGGCCCGCCTGCGGCTGGCCGAGGCCGCGGCCACCCGCGCCCGTGCCGTCGCCCAGGCCCAGACGCTGGAACGCAGCGGCGGCAACGGCGGCAGCCTCGCCTCGCCCGTGGTTGCCCAGCTGCGCGCCACCGTCGCCGCCATCTCCACCGAGCTGGCCCAGCTGTCGCGCCAGTACGGCCCGAAGCACCCGCGCATCCAGGAGCTGCAGGCCCGCCTGAACGAGGCGAATTCCTCGCTGCAGCAGGAGGTCCGCCACGAGATCGGCGGCGTCCGCGAGGCGGCCAATGTCGCCATCGAGCAGGAAAACGCCCTGAAGGGGATGATCGCCAAGCTGGAAGCCGGCTATCAGACCATGACCGAGGAAGCGGTGCCGCTGCGCACGCTGGAGGCCGAGGCCCAGGCCAAGCGCCAGCTCCTGGACAGCCTGCTCGGCCGTTTGGAAGAGGTGCAGGCCCAGCAGGACAACCGCGCCTTCCCGACCGCGGTCAAGCTGGTGTCGGCACCGCAGGTTCCGCATGAGCCGTCGGGTCCGTTCCGCCTGCTGCTGCTGCTGGCCGGCTTCGTCGCCTCGCTCGCCACCGCCATCTTCATTGTCTTCGGCATCGAGCTGTTCCAGCGCCGCATCCGCACCCCGGACGCCGTGCGCCGCATCCTGGGCGTCGGCACGGTCCACATCGTCCCGCACCACTCGACCCGCGGGTCGCGCAGCCGCCTCGACCAGATCTTCCAGAACCATCCCTTCTCGCTGTTCTCGGAATCGATGCGCGCCCTGTTCCGTAACCATCTGGCGGATCTGGGTCCGGTCGGCTCCATCGCCGTCACCTCGGCCCGCCCGCAGGACGGCAAGACCTCGATGAGCCTCGCCGTCGCCCAGGTCGCGGCGCAGGCCGGCCGCCGGGTGGTGGTGGTCGACACCGACTTCCGCCGGTCGCGCATCGACGGCCTGTTCAACCTGTCGGCCAAGAAGGGCCTGTCGGACTGGATCTCCGGCACCGCCACCCTGGACGAGATCGTGCACAGCAGCGAGGACGCACCCTTCGCCATGATCCCGGCCGGCCGCCTGATGCCGGAGACGCTGGACCGCTTCAACGTCGACGGCCTGATCCACCTGATGGCCGGCCTGTCGCCGCACTTCGACCTCGTGGTGTTCGACACCGCCCCGGCGCTCGCCGTGTCGGATGCCCGCATCGTCTGCGGCGCCGCGTCCAAGGTTCTGTTCGTCAGCCGCTGGGGCCACACCACGGCCAGCGACCTTCAGGCGGTCGCCGACCTCGGCCCCATCGATCACTCCAAGTTCGTCGCGGTGATGACCGACGTGAACCTGAAGAAGGCGGCCTCCCGCGGCTACCAGGGCCCCTACAACAGCTACATGGCGACCAAGAAATATTACGGCGACACCACGCTGCGGACTGCGCCGTAA
- a CDS encoding hybrid sensor histidine kinase/response regulator, producing MPLTVLCAALALLGSVSWVAVTILDYRDTLERSEETVRQAVTLLDGHASSVLEPGVTLLQQVADRMDGRGLGAWAERSLMEAMAVERFGRMTVLDANGMLRFGAAVAVEGPDGGGPMTLAHVLPPEEERAIQAAFGHMAGQPSILLARRIHDMAGVFDGVILVAVPVSSLMPALNALGDGMQRSVGLFRPDGMQLVGFGAAALGMLPPLAPGAERLEAEWTVDGRPSMLGLSRMLRMPVLSVVSIPRAVVLDPWHVRLERGLAVMAAGVAALVGLSLLGVAGLRREASARRRLAEANGQLEQANARLEQRVEERTAALSAANLELSRALAEKERANQVKGRFLSAANHDLRQPFQALRLFHHILTERLADTRDRAIAEKMGEALDAGEKLLHALLEVATLDAGVVRPQLADVPVPVIFDDLLAEFRGLAAEKGLQLRAMPSRMVVRTDRALLTRMLGDLVRNAIRFTDAGRVTIGCRRRGHSLRIEIWDTGSGIPAEQLDNIFEDFVQLGNPERDRRQGLGLGLAKVRRKAALLGHAVEVRSHQDRGSVFAVTVPTVETERPPAPPPVPAAACVATGGRLILVVEDDPVQRDAMRLLLESWGHRVIEAADGEAALALVGGAVRVVEAAEPASITREVLVPDMVVSDFRLPGGLTGVQTVAKVGERLGRAVAGLILTGDTAPERIRDAVATGCRLLHKPVTPDDLRDAIAMTLAEQPGARAATDSEKILENQQTT from the coding sequence GTGCCGCTCACCGTTCTGTGCGCGGCGTTGGCTCTGCTGGGCAGCGTCTCCTGGGTGGCGGTCACCATCCTCGATTATCGCGACACGCTCGAACGCTCCGAAGAGACTGTGCGGCAGGCGGTGACCCTGCTCGACGGCCATGCCAGCAGCGTGTTGGAGCCCGGCGTCACCCTCCTGCAACAGGTCGCCGACCGTATGGATGGCCGCGGCCTGGGGGCATGGGCGGAGCGCAGCCTGATGGAAGCGATGGCTGTGGAACGGTTCGGCCGCATGACCGTGCTCGATGCGAATGGGATGCTGCGGTTCGGCGCCGCCGTCGCGGTCGAGGGGCCGGACGGAGGCGGGCCGATGACGCTTGCCCACGTCCTACCACCAGAGGAGGAGCGTGCGATCCAGGCAGCCTTCGGCCATATGGCAGGCCAACCCTCGATCCTTCTCGCCCGCCGCATCCACGACATGGCCGGCGTATTCGATGGCGTCATTCTGGTCGCGGTGCCGGTGTCATCGCTGATGCCGGCGCTGAACGCCCTCGGCGACGGGATGCAGCGGTCGGTTGGGCTGTTCCGCCCCGACGGTATGCAGCTGGTCGGGTTCGGTGCCGCTGCGCTCGGCATGCTGCCGCCATTGGCACCGGGGGCTGAGCGGCTGGAGGCAGAATGGACGGTTGACGGTCGGCCGTCCATGCTGGGGCTGAGCCGCATGCTGCGCATGCCCGTCCTGTCGGTGGTGTCGATCCCGCGGGCGGTGGTCCTCGACCCCTGGCATGTCAGGCTGGAGCGTGGGCTTGCGGTGATGGCGGCCGGTGTTGCGGCCCTTGTCGGGCTGTCCCTGTTGGGGGTGGCCGGCCTGCGCCGGGAGGCTTCGGCACGCCGCCGGCTGGCCGAGGCGAACGGACAGCTCGAACAGGCGAACGCCCGGTTGGAGCAGCGGGTGGAGGAACGGACCGCCGCGCTCAGCGCCGCCAACCTGGAGCTGAGCCGTGCGCTGGCGGAGAAGGAGAGGGCCAATCAGGTGAAGGGCCGCTTCCTGTCTGCCGCAAACCATGATTTGCGGCAGCCTTTCCAGGCGTTACGACTGTTCCATCACATCCTGACGGAACGTCTGGCCGACACGCGCGACCGCGCCATCGCCGAGAAGATGGGCGAGGCGCTCGATGCCGGAGAGAAGCTTCTGCACGCCCTGCTGGAAGTGGCGACGCTGGATGCGGGTGTGGTCCGCCCGCAATTGGCCGATGTGCCGGTACCGGTCATATTCGATGATCTCCTGGCGGAATTCCGTGGGCTGGCAGCGGAAAAGGGCTTGCAGTTGCGCGCCATGCCCAGCCGGATGGTGGTCCGGACCGATCGGGCGTTGCTGACCCGCATGCTTGGCGATCTGGTGCGCAACGCCATCCGTTTCACCGATGCCGGCCGCGTCACCATCGGCTGCCGCCGCCGGGGGCATTCGCTGCGCATCGAGATCTGGGACACCGGGAGCGGCATTCCGGCCGAACAGCTCGACAACATCTTCGAGGACTTCGTCCAACTCGGCAATCCGGAGCGGGACCGCCGCCAGGGACTTGGTCTTGGCCTTGCCAAGGTGCGGCGCAAGGCTGCCCTGCTCGGCCATGCGGTGGAGGTGCGGTCGCATCAGGACCGGGGGTCGGTCTTCGCCGTCACCGTGCCGACGGTGGAAACCGAGCGCCCGCCTGCCCCGCCGCCGGTGCCGGCAGCCGCCTGCGTCGCGACCGGCGGCCGGCTGATCCTGGTGGTGGAGGACGATCCGGTCCAGCGCGACGCCATGCGCCTGCTGCTGGAAAGTTGGGGCCATCGCGTGATCGAGGCCGCCGACGGCGAGGCCGCGCTGGCGTTGGTCGGCGGTGCCGTCCGGGTGGTCGAGGCCGCCGAGCCGGCCTCGATCACCCGGGAGGTTCTGGTTCCCGACATGGTCGTGAGCGATTTCCGCCTGCCGGGTGGGCTGACCGGCGTCCAGACCGTGGCGAAGGTGGGTGAACGGCTGGGCCGTGCCGTGGCCGGCCTGATCCTGACCGGCGATACCGCGCCGGAGCGCATCCGCGATGCGGTGGCCACAGGCTGCCGCCTGCTGCACAAGCCGGTGACGCCCGACGATCTGCGCGACGCCATCGCCATGACCCTGGCTGAACAGCCGGGCGCACGCGCTGCAACCGATAGTGAAAAGATTTTGGAGAACCAGCAGACTACTTGA
- a CDS encoding MarR family transcriptional regulator, with amino-acid sequence MADVSIGSQNPSQAAAGLRVPHPGLAANPSANPSANPAVLRPQPGAGEGTAANGPAHSDYRTSHLTTLRTEATMLHHHDVISRAVSTDREITLEALRVFTYLSRRLHFDRSVPVLQSELADALGMQRPNVNRAIKLLETKQILLRESKLGRAITFRLNPGLEGSRA; translated from the coding sequence ATGGCGGACGTGTCCATAGGCTCGCAAAATCCCTCGCAGGCGGCTGCCGGACTCCGCGTGCCGCATCCGGGCCTTGCCGCCAACCCTTCCGCCAACCCTTCCGCCAACCCTGCCGTTCTCCGTCCTCAACCCGGAGCGGGGGAGGGGACTGCCGCGAATGGCCCGGCCCACTCCGATTATCGTACCAGCCACCTTACAACCTTGCGTACCGAGGCCACGATGCTGCATCATCATGACGTCATCTCCAGAGCCGTCTCGACCGACCGCGAGATCACTCTGGAGGCGCTTCGTGTGTTCACCTATCTGAGCCGGAGGCTCCATTTCGATCGCTCCGTTCCGGTGCTGCAGTCCGAACTGGCTGATGCGCTGGGCATGCAGCGGCCCAATGTGAACCGGGCCATCAAGCTGCTGGAAACCAAGCAGATCCTGCTGCGGGAATCCAAATTGGGGCGCGCGATCACGTTCCGGCTGAACCCGGGACTGGAGGGCAGCCGGGCCTGA
- a CDS encoding WecB/TagA/CpsF family glycosyltransferase: MPNPREVLELIERMRCISNDGERRSLVERLGTVDHPTVLSFLNAHGLNVCMDSDAALAAFGASDILLRDGIGLQAVMPVLGMPAGLNMNGTDFIPLLLRSLPARNVAIYGTATPWLDRARVVLEAATPHRYRDLQHGFHPVEHYIAQARATRPDLILLAMGMPRQEEVAARLKRSLDHPVLIVNGGAIVDFLAGRFKRAPEAVQRTGLEWAFRLAQEPRRLFRRYCIGAFGFAWSTLRLRRAASLRTRGAGPAAPGSTRIAPSPTSSPIRRSPIQKEL, from the coding sequence ATGCCGAACCCTCGTGAAGTCCTGGAACTGATCGAGCGCATGCGGTGCATTTCGAACGACGGCGAGCGCCGGTCCCTGGTCGAACGGCTGGGGACGGTGGACCATCCGACGGTGCTGTCCTTCCTGAACGCGCATGGCCTGAACGTCTGCATGGACTCCGACGCGGCGCTGGCCGCCTTCGGTGCGTCGGACATCCTGCTGCGCGACGGGATCGGCCTGCAGGCGGTCATGCCGGTGCTGGGCATGCCGGCAGGCCTGAACATGAACGGCACCGATTTCATTCCGCTGCTGCTGCGATCGCTCCCGGCCCGCAACGTCGCGATCTACGGCACCGCCACCCCCTGGCTGGACCGTGCCCGCGTGGTGCTGGAAGCCGCCACGCCGCACCGCTACCGCGATCTGCAGCACGGCTTCCACCCAGTCGAGCATTACATCGCCCAGGCCCGGGCCACCCGTCCCGACCTGATCCTGCTCGCCATGGGCATGCCCAGGCAGGAGGAGGTGGCTGCCCGGCTGAAGCGCTCGCTCGACCATCCGGTCCTGATCGTCAACGGCGGCGCCATCGTCGATTTCCTGGCCGGCCGCTTCAAGCGCGCGCCGGAGGCGGTCCAGCGGACCGGCCTGGAATGGGCCTTCCGTCTGGCGCAGGAGCCCCGGCGCCTGTTCCGCCGCTATTGCATCGGTGCCTTCGGCTTCGCCTGGAGCACCCTTCGCCTACGCCGTGCCGCATCCCTCCGCACCCGCGGGGCCGGCCCCGCAGCGCCCGGTTCCACCCGGATCGCCCCGTCCCCGACCTCGTCCCCGATCCGGCGGTCGCCTATCCAGAAGGAGCTTTGA
- the gpmA gene encoding 2,3-diphosphoglycerate-dependent phosphoglycerate mutase: MHRLILLRHGQSRWNAEDRFTGWTDVGLTDRGIAEAREAAGLLKDAGIDVDVAFTSVLSRAIETLHLVLRDMDRLWLPVHKHWRLNERHYGALQGLNKAETAERHGAEQVFQWRRSWNVPPPPIEPDEPRSAVSDRRYAGIAKANLPRGESLKDTTDRVIPFWTEAISPALRLGARVLVSAHGNSLRGLVKHLDGVADQDIPLFEIPTGRPLVYELGADLTPLRRYFLGDGGTVEEITWPDREGSAAA, encoded by the coding sequence ATGCATCGACTGATCCTGCTGCGCCACGGCCAAAGCCGTTGGAATGCGGAAGACCGCTTCACCGGATGGACCGATGTCGGCCTGACCGACCGCGGCATCGCCGAAGCCCGCGAGGCGGCCGGTCTGCTGAAGGATGCCGGTATCGACGTCGACGTTGCGTTCACCTCGGTGCTGAGCCGCGCCATCGAGACGTTGCACCTCGTCCTGCGCGACATGGACCGGCTGTGGCTGCCGGTGCACAAGCATTGGCGGCTGAACGAGCGCCATTACGGTGCGCTGCAGGGCCTGAACAAGGCGGAAACGGCGGAGCGGCACGGCGCCGAGCAGGTGTTCCAATGGCGGCGCAGCTGGAACGTGCCGCCGCCACCCATCGAACCGGACGAGCCGCGGTCGGCCGTCTCCGACCGGCGTTACGCCGGCATCGCCAAAGCGAACCTGCCTCGCGGCGAAAGCCTGAAGGACACCACCGACCGCGTCATCCCCTTCTGGACCGAGGCGATCAGCCCGGCCCTGCGGCTGGGCGCGAGGGTGCTGGTGTCGGCGCACGGCAACAGCCTGCGGGGGCTGGTCAAGCATCTGGACGGCGTTGCCGACCAGGACATTCCGCTGTTCGAGATTCCGACCGGACGGCCGCTCGTCTACGAGCTGGGCGCAGACCTGACACCGCTGCGCCGCTATTTCCTTGGCGACGGCGGCACGGTGGAGGAAATCACCTGGCCGGACCGGGAGGGCAGCGCGGCGGCATGA
- a CDS encoding helicase-related protein → MTDDTPDTSRPGRTPGTADEFDRRDALRAVAAVVRGDGIDVDSDSTPARWSVAATHVVAIPGTDRKLKLRFKVAIGPLPDIEADLWGLLTIEEGFGRPQARALGKRVKGACLSSPAIEKAKARIDAWFVSMEQRAAGFGESWRPKGFADELGRVVGFGGRIPRLQTLLDALEESFSTAAARSGLKVRRERLENASGMGVYLDSFATARAMIRKLRLFVGPTNSGKTHAAMDRLAETESGCYLAPLRLLALEGQEALETRGRPCSLVTGEERDVRPGAAFTSSTIEMVNTVKVWGACVIDEIQMIGDHDRGWAWTQAVAGVAAPEILMTGSADAIPYVKRLADALGEELEIVEFTRKSPLRVQEERVKLSEVKSGDALIAFSRKDVMALRHDLLGRNHNVAVIYGALSPEVRRAEARRFREGTADVLVATDAIGMGLNLPVARVVLSTTRKYDGREERELTPSEIRQIGGRAGRFGMHEEGRVAVLEGESINPVRRALTSPPVPPEDPRSWISPNLSHVEAIARELETDSLAKVLRTAGQELLRANQTFRMTDLEQRIQAATAVDRARLPLAERDMLARCPIDTRDQNNLRLLGGWATNQGRGIPNAAPDAAERFRHHVGTDVELEKAERAVKELTAYAWLAYRFPDAYPEMDLCQERRAHLNAFIERTLAERSLARACPVCGARLKANHRFRVCDSCYGNRVEHRRDGHRDGRRGPPDRAGGSALAPAHGNGTADANGKTAGNPHQFHHPVGKDGQKAGPPNRARGRRP, encoded by the coding sequence ATGACCGACGATACCCCCGACACCTCCCGTCCGGGCCGCACCCCCGGCACGGCCGATGAATTCGACCGCCGCGACGCCTTGCGCGCGGTGGCGGCCGTGGTGCGCGGCGACGGCATCGACGTGGATTCCGATAGCACCCCGGCGCGCTGGTCGGTGGCGGCCACCCATGTCGTCGCGATCCCCGGCACCGACCGTAAGCTGAAGCTGCGTTTCAAGGTGGCGATCGGCCCGCTGCCGGACATCGAGGCCGACCTGTGGGGCCTGCTGACCATCGAGGAGGGGTTCGGCCGGCCGCAGGCACGGGCGCTCGGAAAACGGGTGAAGGGCGCCTGCCTGTCGTCCCCCGCCATCGAGAAGGCGAAGGCGCGTATCGACGCCTGGTTCGTCTCGATGGAGCAGCGGGCGGCCGGCTTCGGCGAGTCCTGGCGGCCGAAGGGCTTCGCAGACGAGCTGGGCCGCGTCGTCGGCTTCGGTGGGCGCATTCCGCGCCTGCAGACCCTGCTGGACGCGCTGGAGGAATCCTTCTCCACCGCCGCGGCCCGCTCCGGCCTGAAGGTGCGGCGCGAGCGGCTGGAGAACGCGTCCGGCATGGGCGTCTATCTGGACAGCTTCGCCACCGCCCGCGCGATGATCCGCAAGCTGCGGCTGTTCGTCGGCCCGACCAACTCCGGCAAGACCCATGCCGCCATGGACCGGTTGGCGGAGACGGAGAGCGGCTGCTACCTGGCGCCCCTGCGCCTGCTGGCGCTGGAAGGGCAGGAGGCGCTGGAGACGCGCGGCCGGCCCTGCAGCCTTGTCACCGGCGAGGAACGCGACGTGCGTCCGGGGGCGGCCTTCACCTCCTCCACCATCGAGATGGTGAACACCGTCAAGGTGTGGGGTGCCTGCGTCATCGACGAGATCCAGATGATCGGCGATCACGACCGCGGCTGGGCTTGGACCCAGGCGGTGGCCGGCGTGGCGGCGCCCGAGATCCTGATGACCGGCTCGGCCGACGCCATCCCCTACGTCAAGCGTCTGGCCGATGCCCTGGGCGAGGAGCTGGAAATCGTCGAATTCACCCGCAAGTCGCCGCTGCGCGTGCAGGAAGAGCGGGTGAAGCTGTCGGAGGTGAAGTCCGGCGACGCGCTGATCGCCTTCTCGCGCAAGGACGTGATGGCGCTGCGCCATGATCTTCTGGGGCGCAACCACAATGTCGCGGTGATCTACGGCGCCCTGTCGCCGGAGGTCCGCCGGGCCGAGGCCCGTCGCTTCCGCGAGGGAACCGCCGACGTTCTCGTGGCGACCGACGCCATCGGCATGGGGCTGAACCTGCCGGTCGCCCGCGTCGTGCTGTCCACCACCCGCAAATATGACGGGCGTGAGGAACGCGAGCTGACCCCGTCGGAGATCCGCCAGATCGGCGGTCGGGCCGGTCGTTTCGGCATGCATGAGGAAGGCCGCGTCGCCGTGCTGGAGGGCGAGAGCATCAACCCGGTGCGCCGGGCGCTGACCTCGCCGCCGGTGCCGCCGGAAGACCCGCGCTCGTGGATTTCGCCCAACCTCAGCCATGTCGAGGCGATCGCGCGGGAGCTGGAGACCGACAGCCTCGCCAAGGTCCTGCGCACGGCGGGGCAGGAGTTGCTGCGCGCCAACCAGACCTTTCGCATGACCGACCTGGAGCAGCGGATCCAGGCGGCCACCGCGGTCGACCGCGCCAGGCTGCCGCTTGCCGAACGCGACATGCTGGCCCGCTGCCCGATCGACACCCGCGACCAGAACAACCTGCGCCTGCTGGGCGGCTGGGCGACCAACCAGGGCAGGGGCATTCCCAACGCCGCTCCCGACGCGGCGGAGCGGTTCCGCCACCATGTCGGGACCGACGTCGAGCTGGAGAAGGCCGAGCGCGCGGTGAAGGAGTTGACCGCCTACGCCTGGCTGGCCTACCGCTTTCCCGATGCCTATCCCGAGATGGATTTGTGCCAGGAGCGCCGCGCGCACCTGAACGCCTTCATCGAGCGCACGCTTGCCGAACGCTCGCTGGCCCGGGCCTGCCCGGTCTGCGGCGCCCGGCTGAAGGCCAACCACCGTTTCCGCGTCTGCGACAGTTGCTATGGCAACCGTGTAGAGCACCGCCGCGACGGCCACCGCGATGGCCGCCGCGGCCCGCCGGACCGGGCCGGAGGCAGCGCCCTCGCTCCCGCCCATGGGAACGGCACTGCCGATGCGAACGGCAAGACCGCCGGCAATCCCCACCAGTTCCACCATCCGGTGGGCAAGGATGGCCAGAAAGCCGGTCCCCCGAACCGGGCTCGGGGGCGGAGGCCGTAG
- a CDS encoding endo-1,4-beta-xylanase, whose translation MITLPKPRLPSWLPDLRPTRRELLWTVAAGAVLASCRGASGPAPAEAAAPQPDAAEPAVTLRAACRALGIRHGAARDHFIEPEDPTLDRLMARECDVVTPENGGKWGVFQHSEGNYDWRRFDAAVELARSIGAMPNWHTIIWQHMGMPPYMKLPAGRQAELGIDEDAYFSPEGTLGQENVWPRFTGVVEAVRQRYGDIFYRIDVANEVFFWETVDSHPREQDRYGFRRGMWWVAAGGAEKGPEWLDPFFHHVHAAFPKARLVLNEFGIEIDEGWQQRKRAYLLDWLTGAVKRGVPIHGIGLQSHLIGGKPYDSAGMRGFLRAVNKLGLTVHLTEMDVDETRLPGSWSRAEKDRTLALLARRYLADVLETSRLEELCWWHLRSDLNFIAREHPALRPHPSPYDAQSRPLPLYAAVVDTLRDKSRTGKARAG comes from the coding sequence ATGATCACGCTTCCGAAGCCCCGCCTGCCCTCCTGGCTGCCCGACTTGCGGCCGACCCGGCGCGAGCTGCTATGGACGGTCGCCGCCGGCGCGGTGCTGGCGAGTTGCCGCGGCGCCTCCGGCCCGGCACCCGCCGAAGCAGCGGCCCCCCAACCGGACGCGGCCGAGCCTGCGGTGACGCTGCGCGCGGCCTGCCGTGCGCTGGGCATCCGCCACGGCGCCGCGCGCGACCATTTCATCGAGCCGGAGGACCCGACGCTCGACCGGCTGATGGCGCGCGAATGCGATGTCGTCACGCCGGAAAATGGCGGGAAATGGGGGGTCTTCCAGCATAGCGAGGGCAATTACGACTGGCGCCGCTTCGACGCGGCGGTGGAGCTGGCCCGCTCCATCGGCGCCATGCCGAACTGGCACACGATCATCTGGCAGCATATGGGCATGCCGCCCTACATGAAGCTTCCGGCAGGCAGGCAGGCTGAGCTGGGCATCGACGAGGACGCCTATTTCTCGCCCGAGGGCACGCTGGGACAGGAGAATGTCTGGCCCCGCTTCACCGGCGTGGTCGAGGCGGTCAGGCAGCGCTACGGCGATATCTTCTACCGCATCGATGTCGCCAACGAGGTCTTCTTCTGGGAGACCGTCGACAGCCACCCGCGCGAGCAGGACCGCTACGGTTTCCGCCGCGGCATGTGGTGGGTCGCGGCCGGCGGAGCGGAGAAGGGCCCGGAATGGCTCGACCCCTTCTTCCACCATGTCCATGCCGCCTTCCCCAAGGCCAGGCTGGTGCTGAACGAGTTCGGCATCGAGATCGACGAGGGCTGGCAGCAGCGCAAGCGCGCCTATCTGCTGGACTGGCTGACCGGGGCGGTGAAGCGCGGGGTGCCGATCCACGGCATCGGGCTGCAGAGCCACCTGATCGGCGGCAAGCCCTATGACAGCGCCGGCATGCGCGGCTTCCTCCGCGCCGTCAACAAGCTGGGCCTCACCGTCCACCTGACCGAGATGGACGTGGACGAGACGCGCCTGCCGGGTTCCTGGTCGCGGGCCGAGAAGGACCGGACCTTGGCCCTGCTGGCCCGCCGCTATCTGGCCGACGTGCTGGAAACTTCCCGGCTGGAGGAGCTGTGCTGGTGGCACCTGCGCTCCGACCTGAACTTCATCGCGCGCGAACATCCGGCGCTGCGCCCCCACCCCTCTCCGTACGACGCACAGTCGCGGCCGCTGCCGCTCTACGCCGCAGTGGTCGACACGCTGCGCGACAAGTCCCGCACCGGCAAGGCCCGGGCGGGGTAA